Proteins from a single region of Pseudomonas quebecensis:
- the betI gene encoding transcriptional regulator BetI: protein MPKVGMQPIRRQQLIEATLTAIDQVGMADASIALIARLAGVSNGIISHYFQDKNGLIAATMRYLMNVLIENVHERRLALEDDSPRAHLQVIVAGNFDASQVNGPAMKTWLAFWAASMHHPSLHRLQRINDQRLYSNLCCQFRRALPLPQARSAARGLAALIDGLWLRGALSGDAFDTEQAQRIAYEYMDFQLAKQVS from the coding sequence GTATGCAACCCATACGCCGTCAACAGTTGATCGAAGCCACGTTGACGGCCATTGATCAAGTGGGGATGGCAGACGCCAGCATTGCGCTGATCGCCCGCCTGGCCGGTGTCTCGAACGGCATCATCAGTCACTACTTTCAGGACAAGAACGGCCTGATCGCCGCGACGATGCGCTACCTGATGAACGTGCTGATCGAGAACGTCCACGAGCGCAGGCTTGCGTTGGAGGATGACAGCCCACGGGCACACCTTCAGGTGATCGTCGCGGGCAACTTCGACGCCAGCCAGGTCAATGGCCCGGCAATGAAAACCTGGCTGGCCTTCTGGGCCGCCAGCATGCACCACCCGTCATTGCACAGGTTGCAGCGGATCAACGATCAACGTCTGTATTCCAACCTGTGCTGCCAGTTCCGCCGGGCGCTGCCGCTGCCGCAAGCACGCAGCGCGGCCCGCGGCCTGGCGGCGTTGATCGACGGTTTGTGGTTGCGCGGCGCCCTGTCGGGAGACGCTTTCGACACGGAGCAGGCGCAACGCATCGCTTACGAATACATGGATTTCCAATTGGCCAAGCAGGTGAGTTAG
- the betB gene encoding betaine-aldehyde dehydrogenase yields MARFDLQKLYIDGGYSDAGSDATFEAINPANGEVLAQVQRATFEDVERAVVSAEKGQKIWAAMTAMERSRILRRAVDILRERNDELAALETLDTGKAFSETKYVDIVTGADVLEYYAGLVPAIEGEQIPLRDTSFVYTRREPLGVVAGIGAWNYPIQIALWKSAPALAAGNAMIFKPSEVTSLTTLKLAEIYTEAGVPAGVFNVLTGSGREVGTWLTEHPRIEKVSFTGGTDTGKKVMASASSSSLKEVTMELGGKSPLIVFDDADLDRAADIAMMANFYSSGQVCTNGTRVFVPKHLQAAFEAKIVERVARIRVGDPQDDNTNFGPLVSFAHMESVLGYIAKGKEQGARLLCGGDRLTDGDFAKGAYVAPTVFTDCTDDMVIVREEIFGPVMSILTYETEEEVIRRANDTDFGLAAGLVTKDLNRAHRVIHQLEAGICWINAWGESDAKMPVGGYKQSGVGRENGISSLNNFTRIKSVQVELGDYASVF; encoded by the coding sequence ATGGCCCGTTTCGACCTGCAAAAACTCTACATTGACGGCGGCTACAGCGACGCCGGCAGCGATGCCACCTTCGAAGCCATCAACCCGGCTAACGGTGAAGTTCTCGCCCAAGTGCAACGTGCAACGTTCGAGGACGTTGAACGTGCCGTGGTCAGCGCTGAAAAAGGCCAGAAAATCTGGGCCGCCATGACCGCCATGGAGCGTTCGCGCATCCTGCGCCGTGCCGTCGACATCCTGCGCGAGCGCAACGATGAACTGGCCGCACTGGAAACCCTGGACACCGGTAAAGCCTTCTCCGAAACCAAGTACGTCGACATCGTCACCGGCGCCGACGTGCTGGAGTACTACGCTGGCCTGGTGCCGGCCATCGAAGGCGAGCAGATCCCGCTGCGCGACACCTCGTTCGTCTACACCCGCCGCGAGCCACTGGGCGTGGTCGCCGGTATCGGCGCGTGGAACTACCCGATTCAGATCGCCCTGTGGAAATCCGCCCCGGCCCTGGCCGCCGGCAACGCGATGATCTTCAAGCCGAGCGAAGTCACCTCCCTGACCACCCTGAAACTGGCCGAGATCTACACCGAAGCCGGCGTTCCAGCGGGTGTGTTCAACGTACTGACCGGCAGCGGCCGTGAAGTCGGCACCTGGCTGACCGAGCACCCGCGGATCGAGAAAGTCTCGTTCACCGGCGGCACCGATACCGGCAAGAAAGTCATGGCCAGCGCGTCGAGCTCGTCGCTCAAGGAAGTGACCATGGAACTGGGCGGCAAGTCGCCGCTGATCGTGTTCGACGATGCCGACCTGGATCGCGCCGCCGACATCGCGATGATGGCCAACTTCTACAGCTCCGGCCAGGTCTGCACCAACGGCACCCGCGTGTTCGTGCCCAAGCACCTGCAGGCGGCATTCGAAGCCAAGATCGTCGAGCGCGTAGCCCGCATCCGTGTTGGCGACCCGCAGGATGACAACACCAACTTCGGCCCGCTGGTCAGCTTCGCCCATATGGAAAGCGTGCTGGGCTACATCGCCAAGGGCAAAGAGCAAGGCGCGCGCCTGCTGTGCGGCGGCGATCGCCTGACCGACGGCGATTTCGCCAAAGGCGCCTATGTCGCCCCGACCGTGTTCACCGACTGCACCGATGACATGGTGATCGTGCGTGAAGAAATCTTCGGCCCGGTGATGAGCATCCTCACCTACGAGACCGAAGAAGAAGTGATCCGCCGCGCCAACGACACCGACTTCGGCCTGGCCGCAGGCCTGGTGACCAAGGACCTGAACCGCGCCCACCGCGTGATTCATCAACTGGAAGCGGGCATCTGCTGGATCAACGCCTGGGGCGAATCCGAC